A stretch of DNA from Methanobrevibacter sp.:
ATAATCATATGCAAATAACAAAATTTACACATCGACAAAGGGTTTCAACAAAGCCTTAAAAAGGTTTATGAGACTCATGAAGACGTTAACCTTAATGTTTACCTATTTAAGAAGGGAAATTTCAGCGATTTGATTGAGGTGGATATAATCTATGAAAACGATGAATTGATGGTTATATCCAGAATAGGTGAATGTTCCAATATGGAAGAAATAAGGAATTATCAGTATCTGTATGATGAAACCAGTATTATTGAGGATTATATAGGTACCGATACAGACAACTATGTTGTTTCCTATAACGTTGAGGCTCAAAAGTACAGCTGGTCAAATAAGATTTTAGAGTTGCTGGATATTGATAACACTGAGGATTTTTCAAACAGAAATCTTATCAAAGAGTTTATTGTAAAAGAGGATTTGTTAAAAGTAAGGGAGCTCTATAAGGAGATAACTCCTGAAAATCCCGTTATCGATTATGATTTTAGAATTTTAACCCAAAAAAATAATTTGAAATATATTCATTGCAATCTTTTCGCTATTTACGACAACAATGATTATCTGAAGAAGGTATTTTATTTCTTTACTGATAAGACTGAAAATAAGATCATTAAAGACAATCTTAACATTTTAACTGAAAATTTGGAGATTTTGGAAAGGTCAAGCAGGTCAGCATTCTACTATAAGAATGCTAACGGCAAATATCAGTGGTCCTCCAATATATGCAATATCGTTGACTGTCCCAACAGGGAGGCAATTCACAACAAGGATATTATCAATGAGCTTGTACTTGAAGAGGACAGGGAAATTTTGGAGAAATTCATTGATTCATTGAGTATTGAATCTCCTACTGCAAACTTCAAAATCAGAATCATTTCTCGTTTGGGGATTTTAAAATACCTTAACATATTTATAAAGAACGTATATGATAGTGAAGGCAATTTTGAATATAGAAATATGCAGGTTTATGATGTTAGTGACATGGAGAATATCCAAACCGATTTAAGCAATCTAATCAACACTTTTAATTCCGTTGATTATAATCTTAAAACAGGATTGATCTATGAGAATTATGCAGGTAAGCTTAAAGTAAGTAAAATGTTTAACCACGTTATAGGGGTTTATAGAAACTGGAGTTCCGGTGGTAGGGAACAGTTTATCGAGAATTTAATCAATAAAAACACCTATTTAAGCTATTATGAAAAGTTCATGGATTATGAACTTGATCAGATTCATTTATTGTTGTACTATAAATTCGATGGCTATGACGACGATATTAGAATTTTTGAATATTTCCTGAAACGTAAGAACAATACTATTAGCGGTTATATCAGGGATATTTCAACTATTAAGGACACTGAAATGGAACTTAAGATTTTGAATAACCAGAAATCCATGCTTATTAAGGAGATTCACCATCGTGTTAAAAACAATCTCCAGGTTTTAAGCAGTCTATTGAATCTTGAAGAGAGGTTTTATGAGGATGCTCCAAACGAGATTATTGATGCAACTAAAAAGAGAATCAAATCAATGGCTTTAATCCATGAACTGACTTATAATTCTCATATTTTAGAAACTGTAAACATTAAAAAGTATTTTGATATTTATGATGAGGAGATGGGCTTTGTTTATGATGACAATCATATTAAGATGAAGAATGATATTTCTGAGGACATTAATTTCAGTACAGAAATTATGACTCCCTTGGTCCTTATTATTAATGAATTCATGTCTAACTCCATTAAATATGCATTCAACGATGAAAATGACAATGATGAGAACATCATATCCAAATCCATTAGAATAGAGGATGGCAATTGTATTGTCGAATATAAGGATAATGGTGTTGGTCTTCCTGAGGATTATGATATTTACCATTCCAATGGTCTTGGTTGGACCATTATCATTTCATTGATTAGTCAGTTGGACGGTACTTTGGAGGAAATTGAAAGTGATGGAATTGGATTTAGATTTACATTTCCAATTAACAGGTAAGGTGTGTTTAAATGAATATATTAGTTGTGGAAGATGAATTGATAATTCAATTGGATATTAAGATAGAACTTGAAGACAACGGTTTTGTAGTATTTACTGCAGATAGGGGTGACGATGCTATTGACATTGTCGAAAATAATGATATCGATTGTGTTTTAATGGACATTAACATAAAAGGAAACAAGAATGGTATTGAAACAGCCAACATAATAAGGGATAACTATGACATTCCAATCATATTCAGTACTGCAAACAATGACTTACTGAATCGTGAGGAATTCCCTTATGTTATTACCAAGCCATTCAATATAAACGAAATCAAAAACATCATTGAGGAAGTTAAAAACTTATAAGTGACTTAATATGCAAGTAAAAGAATTAGAAAAAGGAAAAATTGTCGTAGAAGATTACGATTCATTAAATTTTTACAGAAATTCTGATAAGGTTAAGGAATCCAAACCTCTTAACAACCCGTTACTTATTAGTGCAATGAATGTTGATGTTGATGTTATAGAACCGGTTAACAATGGAAAAGAGTTTTTAGTTAAACATATCAGTGAAATAAACAAAAATCTGACCTATAAGTACACCAATCTGAACTTTAAGGATAGGTATTATGGAGATATTTTTCCCGATTTTAAGGATGTCGTTTATCCTTACATGAGAGAGGCCTATGAGACTGGAAAAAAGGTTAATTTAAAGTTTTATTTTTATAAAAACAACATGTTGAAATTCATTATCGATTCCGTTTTATTATATGAAAACGGAGAGATCCTATTTTTACATTCCAACATAACACCTACTGAAGATACTTTAGATTTTGATTTTGATTACTTTGATGAGGATCATATTATTGACTATTACATTAAAAGCATTAATAATAAAGAATCTTTGGTGATTATTGAAAATAAGAAAAATAACACATTCAATGTTCCTGATGAAGTATACTCCTTGTTTGAATTAAAAAAAGACGATTATTCTGATTTTAAAAGTTTAGTAAAAGATTTGCTGTTTGAAAACGACATTTCATATTTGATCGATAAAACAAAAAGCATAACTGTTAACAATTCGCAGGCCACATTGAACTTCAAAGTATTGACACCAAAACATGAGGTGAAAACCTTTAGATGCTTCATTTTCGGTCTTTTTGATAAAAATGAGGAACTGGAAAACATATTCTATTTTGTAAAGGACATCACAGATTATGATTTGACTGCCGCAAGTCTGAAGGAACTGAACAACAACCTTCATGCAATTCAAACCCTGAGCAGGGGAGCTATCTATTACTTCAACATTCATGGGGAATATATGTGGACATCCAACATTAGAAACATCGTTGAATCATCCACATTTAACTATAAGTCAGATTACAACATCATTGAAGACCTTGTTCTTGAAGAGGATCGTGAAATATATGAGGAGGCTTTCAATTCCCTGAACAAGCTAAACCCTCTCCAAAACTTCAAAGTTAGAATCAAGACCATGAAAGGCAATATTAAGGACATCAATATCATTCTTAAAAATATCTACGACGGCAACAATGAAATTATTAGCAGTTCCATGCAAGTATATGACATTACAAAGGGAACTGTCGAAAGCAATTACATAAGGCTCATAAATGCGTTCAATGCAGTTTCATCCCATTTGAAAACCGCAGTCATCTATGGAAACGGAAAAGGAAAGTTCAAGCCAAGCAATGTGATTGAAGACATTTTAGGAATTCCTGCCGCCGAATGGTCTGAAAGCGGAAGAAAGATATTTATTGAAAACCTTGTTGACAGCTCAAAGCTTGAAAGGGAAATTGAAAGATTGACCAATCATGAAACAGACGAGGTTAATTTACTTTTGAAATATAAGTTTAATGGAGACCCCAACAATATTAAGATAATCAGATATTATCTTTTCAGAGACGACAACAACGATATATCAGGATATGTTGAGGACATTACCGAAGTTAAGGAATATGAAAAGCATCTTAAAAGATTAAATCAGGAAAAGTCCATTCTATTAAAAGAAGTTCATCACAGGGTTAAAAACAATCTTCAGGTTTTAAGCAGCCTATTGAATCTTGAAGAGAGGTTTTACAAAAATGAGCCTGAAGAGATCTTAAAATCCACCAAAAAGAGATTGAAGTCAATTGCTCTGGTTCATGAGATGACATATGGAAATATGGATATGGAATCGGTCAATCTTAAGGATTATTTTGAGATTTTTGATAAGGATGTATATGGAATATACTCTGATGAGCATTTCATAATCAAAAATGAGATAGATGACATTGACATTTCATCAAATAAGGTTACACCGCTGATTTTGATAATTAACGAATTCGTTTCAAATTCAATTAAATATGCATTTGATTATGAAAACAATGGAAAAGCCAACATAATTAGAAAAACAATAAAATGTGATGGGGACACCTGTATTGTTGAGTATGGGGATAATGGTAAAGGTCTTCCAGAAGGATTTGACATTAACAGATCAGGAGGACTGGGATGGACAATTATCAATTCATTCGTAAAACAATTGGATGGTGAAATTGAACAGCTCCCTGGTGAAGGAACTAATTTCAGAATTAAATTCCCGATAAATGGTGATTAGATGGCAAATAAAGTTCTTATTGTAGAAGATGAAGCAATTACTGCATTAGATTTAAAATTAAGTTTAGAAGAATTGGGTTATGAGGTTGTGGACACTGTTGACAATGGTCATGATGCTGTTACAGTAGCCGTTGAGGAAAGGCCTGATGTGGTTCTTATGGATATCAACCTTAAGGGGGACATGACAGGTATCGAAGCTGCAGCACAGATAATCAAGTTTTCCATTCCAATTATCTATTTGACTGCAAACACAGATGATGAAACTTTCTTTGAAGCAAATGAGGAAGGGACATATGGTTATCTTACAAAACCTTATAATATAATAAAGCTCAAAAATATAATTAAGTTAACCATACACCGTTCTAAAATTGATGCGCAGAAAGTTAATCTAGCACATGGATTCATTAAAAAGTAAGATTGAAAATGAGTAATGAGGATATCTACAGTAAATTAGATTCAATTATCAACAAATCTAAAAAAGAATCAAAATCAGATTCATACAAGGGCAAGGATTTAAATTCAAAGCTAGATTACATAATCGAAAAATCCAGGACAAGGGATGAAGCAAAAGAGCAAGAAAGTCCTGAATACGCAAGGGTTGAATTAAAAACAGACAACGTTGTCTCAGATTACAGTTCGGATTTCAGTAACCTGAATTCCAGGCTGGACGATGTCCTGTTGAAGATAGAGGATTCCGCACCAAGCTATGACGGGGAAATAGGTGCGATTCATTCAAAGATTGATAGCATTGCATCATTGTTGAATGACGAATCAAAGCTAAATGAAATTTCAGACAAGCTTGATGACAGAAATGATTTGCATGCTCTTGAATCAAAGTTAAATGATATTATCGTTAAGCTTAACAGACCTGAAAACAACTTCAAGCAGGAAAGGATTGACGATACGAACATTGAGGAGTTCCACTCAAAGCTTGACAAGATTAACACTATTGTTAAGAAGAACCATAACAGGGCTGCAATTTCAGACATCAATTCAAAACTTGACAGCATTATCAAGACACTGGAGGACGATTCTAAAATCGATGACATTTCAGACAAGATCGACAGCTTCCAGCATGAATCCAAGATTGACATCATCAATGATAAGCTGGATTATCTTTTTACAGCATTTAAGGAATTTTCCAACATTGACAATATTCATGAGTTCAATTCAATAAAAAAGCAATTCAACGACATACTGGCTGATTTTGATAACTTGAAGTTGGATGAAATCAATTCCAACCTCAATTCCATAATTTCCAGCCTTGACGATATACCTAAAACCACTTCCAAGCTGGAAACAATAAATGATACGTTGGTTCATAAAAAGGATTTGAATAAGATTCATACCAAACTGGACAACATAAAATCCAAAGAGACAGAAACCAAGGTCAATGACATCCTTGACATATTGAACAAGAGCAATTCAGACATTGATTCCAAGCTGGATGAAATTATCCTCTCAGTCAAAAATGATGACTATCTAAAGGAAATCAATTCAAAGCTAGATGAGATTAAGGCAGATTCAGGCATTGAAAAAATAGATTCCAAGCTTGACGATGCGATGGATTTAATAGGCAATAATCGTAGACTCAACAATCTTGACGTTAAAGTCGATAAGGTATTGGCTGAGATAAGCGAAAAACCTAAGGAAATAGATTTCGACAAGATAGATGAGATATTGGCCAAAATGGAAAACAATGCACAGATTGAAGACGTTGATTCCAAGGTTGATGATGTTCTAACAATCTTGAATGACGACTCCAAGCTAAGCGAAATCTCATCCAAGCTTGACAATTCATTTGACTTTGACAATATCAACAGCAAATTGGAAGAGATATTGAAGGAGACCTTGAACCATCAGGATTTCGAAACAATAATTTCCAAACTAAATTCAGTGATGGAGGCTGTGGATGAGGCCAATTCCATAAATCACGATTCAAGGATAGATGGGGATAAGCTAAAGCACTTCAATTCAAAACTGGACAACATCCTTTTGGCAGTCAAGAAGGAATCAAGAGAAATCGATTTGGACGAATTGGAAAAAATAGAATCCAGATTGGATGATTTGGTTTTAAAATTAGGTGAAATTGCCAAGAATCAGGTTTCCAATGAGAGATTTGATGTTCTTGAGAACAAGCTTGACAATGTTGTTTCAAACGAAAGGATTGATGTTCTTGAGAACAAGCTTGACAATGTTGTTTCAAACGAAAGGATTGATGTTCTAGAAACCAAACTTGATGAGATAGCCTCTAATCTAGCAAATGTCGGAAAGGAGCCTGTTAGCGATACACTTACAATTAACAGACTCAATGAATTGGAGTCCAAGATTGACATGGTCATCAGCATAGTCGGTGATGACGTCGACCTTGTAAGTGCCAGTGAAGTTGAAACCAAGTTTACAGACATAGAATCCAAAATAGACGACATTATACTTAACCTGACCGACAATACCACTGATCTTGATATTGATGGAAAACTGAGAATAATCTCCCACAAGCTAAGCGAATCAATCAAGGAAGAGGAAAGTGAAGAGGATTCTGAAGGTGAGATTGAAGAGAAATCCCTTAATGATGACAAGGAAAAGATAGATGACGATTTCGGATTTGATCCCGAGTCATTTGAATCTGAAATCATTTCCGCAATGGAAAAGAACAGGCCAGACATTGTAAAGGATGAAGGGGGAGAAACCGAAAAGGCCGAAGAGTCTAAGGAAGTCACCAAGGTCGAAGCCGAGATAGTGGAAGAGCCTTTGAAGGATGAAGAGGAAGAACCTGCAGAGGACGATACAGCCCTAATCGAAGACATTGCAAGGTCAGAATATACAGTTAAGGAGAAAAGATACAATTTTGATGTAAGTTCCCTTAAGGGAAAGGAAATATCTCCTTTGATTTTGCTTTTAACAAATAATGATGAAGATGAGGAAAGGCTGAACAGGATAATGGATGAGATGGGTGCCGATGTGGTCAATTTCAGCGAAGAAAGCAAGGCATCCGACTATATCAAGAACAATGACGTTGATTTGATATTGCTTGACATAGATTCCGACGTTGACGTAACCACTTTCTTGGATGAGATTGTTCTCTTTAACATTCCGACACTTCTTATCGTTGATCTCAATAAGGACATTCCTGATGAGCTGTTTAACTATTCATACAACTTCATCTTCAAGCCTTTCACCAATATGGAAGTGGAACAGACAATCTATGTTGTTTTGATTGAACATACGAAGAATCACCAGCTTATTCTGGATGCCAAAAGCAATATTGACGAGAAGAACCAGGAACTGATTATCGAGAAGGTTGAATCATTCCTCCTTCTGTTCCTTTCAGTTACCTTGATTGTTACAGGAATAGTCACATTCAACATAACATTCCTGCAGTGGATCATATTCATCCCATCCGTTCTTATGCTAATCATTGCATTTGTAAGTCTCAAGAAGATTAAGGAGCCTGAACCGTTTGAAGAGCCTCCATTCGTAAGCATCATCATTCCTGCACACAATGAAGAGTATTCAATCGAAGGAACCGTTCGCTGCATCGGAGACATCGACTATACACACAACGGCAAAAAGAACTTCGAGCTTATTGTGTGCAACGACGGTTCAACCGACAGGACAGGTGAGATTCTTAAAGGATTGAAGGATGAAATTGACGTTTTAAGAATCGTTACAAGAAAGCCACCTCAATCCGGTAAGGGTAAGGGTTTTGTACTGAACGACGCTTTCAATCTCTCCAAAGGAGAAATCATCGGTGTATTTGATGCGGATACAAGGGTTCATCCAGATTTCCTGGACAAGATCGTCCCTTACTTGAACGACCCTACAGTGGAAGGTGTTCAGTCAAGGGTAAAAATGTTCAACAAGGACGAGAACTTCGTTACCAGAATGCAGCATGTTGAATTCAGCTGCTTTGCAAATACATTGAGGGCTCGTGACATTATGGGCTTCAACGGTTTCCTTGGAGGTAACGGACAGTTCGTTAAAAGGCAGACCATTGAGGATGTAGGAAAATGGGACGGTTTTGCAGTTACTGAGGATTTGAACCTAAGTATCAAGATGCTGATTGAAGGAAAGAGAATCAGGTTCTGTGGTGAGGCTGCAATCTATCAGGAAGCTGTAAATACCTGGAAGGCCCTTTTCAAGCAGAGGACCAGATGGGCATCCGGTAACTTTGAAGCTCTCTTCATTTACACTCCTGTGATTTTAAGGTCAAAGATATCTCCGCTGAAAAAACTGGGAATCATCGACCACATTTCATTTTATGCATTTAACCTGTTCATTTTCACAGGATTCGTCATATTCATAGTTAACATAATAGCATGGTTCGTATTACATCAGCCAACATTCATAAGAATGGATGCGCCGTTAATAATCGGTTTGATTTCTGCATTTGCATTCTTCCCGCCGCTTATCATTTCATTGACAAGGGACAAGACAAATGTGATTTCATTCATAAAGGATCTTATAGGCTATTGGATGTACTGCTATCACTTGATTCCGCTGTTCTTCAAGACAATGTACAGCATGTTTACAAGAAAGGAAAGAACCTGGGACAAGACCGAGCACAAGATAAGCGAATGCGATCCTGACATTCTATTGGAGGAATAGGAGGTTGTACTATAAAGAATAAGGATAAGTTAATCATGGTGGTTGTTGTCATTGGAGTAATATATGTTGCAGCCAATATGGGAGCAATCAACAGCTTTTTATCATTGCACTTTGACAAGACAAAGGAAGATGGCCATACGAGGATTATAGTTCCTGAGGCCTGGAATCTGACTGAGGAGTTCAACATGTCAAATTCAAGGTCTAACCTGTCTTTCACAAACAATTACGTTATTGTGGACGTTTGGGAGGATTGGCCCGAAAACAAGATAACTTCAATTTCTGAAAATCGTTTCAGG
This window harbors:
- a CDS encoding sensor histidine kinase, producing the protein MQVKELEKGKIVVEDYDSLNFYRNSDKVKESKPLNNPLLISAMNVDVDVIEPVNNGKEFLVKHISEINKNLTYKYTNLNFKDRYYGDIFPDFKDVVYPYMREAYETGKKVNLKFYFYKNNMLKFIIDSVLLYENGEILFLHSNITPTEDTLDFDFDYFDEDHIIDYYIKSINNKESLVIIENKKNNTFNVPDEVYSLFELKKDDYSDFKSLVKDLLFENDISYLIDKTKSITVNNSQATLNFKVLTPKHEVKTFRCFIFGLFDKNEELENIFYFVKDITDYDLTAASLKELNNNLHAIQTLSRGAIYYFNIHGEYMWTSNIRNIVESSTFNYKSDYNIIEDLVLEEDREIYEEAFNSLNKLNPLQNFKVRIKTMKGNIKDINIILKNIYDGNNEIISSSMQVYDITKGTVESNYIRLINAFNAVSSHLKTAVIYGNGKGKFKPSNVIEDILGIPAAEWSESGRKIFIENLVDSSKLEREIERLTNHETDEVNLLLKYKFNGDPNNIKIIRYYLFRDDNNDISGYVEDITEVKEYEKHLKRLNQEKSILLKEVHHRVKNNLQVLSSLLNLEERFYKNEPEEILKSTKKRLKSIALVHEMTYGNMDMESVNLKDYFEIFDKDVYGIYSDEHFIIKNEIDDIDISSNKVTPLILIINEFVSNSIKYAFDYENNGKANIIRKTIKCDGDTCIVEYGDNGKGLPEGFDINRSGGLGWTIINSFVKQLDGEIEQLPGEGTNFRIKFPINGD
- a CDS encoding response regulator, with the protein product MNILVVEDELIIQLDIKIELEDNGFVVFTADRGDDAIDIVENNDIDCVLMDINIKGNKNGIETANIIRDNYDIPIIFSTANNDLLNREEFPYVITKPFNINEIKNIIEEVKNL
- a CDS encoding sensor histidine kinase, whose protein sequence is MDIIYENDELMVISRIGECSNMEEIRNYQYLYDETSIIEDYIGTDTDNYVVSYNVEAQKYSWSNKILELLDIDNTEDFSNRNLIKEFIVKEDLLKVRELYKEITPENPVIDYDFRILTQKNNLKYIHCNLFAIYDNNDYLKKVFYFFTDKTENKIIKDNLNILTENLEILERSSRSAFYYKNANGKYQWSSNICNIVDCPNREAIHNKDIINELVLEEDREILEKFIDSLSIESPTANFKIRIISRLGILKYLNIFIKNVYDSEGNFEYRNMQVYDVSDMENIQTDLSNLINTFNSVDYNLKTGLIYENYAGKLKVSKMFNHVIGVYRNWSSGGREQFIENLINKNTYLSYYEKFMDYELDQIHLLLYYKFDGYDDDIRIFEYFLKRKNNTISGYIRDISTIKDTEMELKILNNQKSMLIKEIHHRVKNNLQVLSSLLNLEERFYEDAPNEIIDATKKRIKSMALIHELTYNSHILETVNIKKYFDIYDEEMGFVYDDNHIKMKNDISEDINFSTEIMTPLVLIINEFMSNSIKYAFNDENDNDENIISKSIRIEDGNCIVEYKDNGVGLPEDYDIYHSNGLGWTIIISLISQLDGTLEEIESDGIGFRFTFPINR
- a CDS encoding response regulator is translated as MANKVLIVEDEAITALDLKLSLEELGYEVVDTVDNGHDAVTVAVEERPDVVLMDINLKGDMTGIEAAAQIIKFSIPIIYLTANTDDETFFEANEEGTYGYLTKPYNIIKLKNIIKLTIHRSKIDAQKVNLAHGFIKK
- a CDS encoding glycosyltransferase, translating into MSNEDIYSKLDSIINKSKKESKSDSYKGKDLNSKLDYIIEKSRTRDEAKEQESPEYARVELKTDNVVSDYSSDFSNLNSRLDDVLLKIEDSAPSYDGEIGAIHSKIDSIASLLNDESKLNEISDKLDDRNDLHALESKLNDIIVKLNRPENNFKQERIDDTNIEEFHSKLDKINTIVKKNHNRAAISDINSKLDSIIKTLEDDSKIDDISDKIDSFQHESKIDIINDKLDYLFTAFKEFSNIDNIHEFNSIKKQFNDILADFDNLKLDEINSNLNSIISSLDDIPKTTSKLETINDTLVHKKDLNKIHTKLDNIKSKETETKVNDILDILNKSNSDIDSKLDEIILSVKNDDYLKEINSKLDEIKADSGIEKIDSKLDDAMDLIGNNRRLNNLDVKVDKVLAEISEKPKEIDFDKIDEILAKMENNAQIEDVDSKVDDVLTILNDDSKLSEISSKLDNSFDFDNINSKLEEILKETLNHQDFETIISKLNSVMEAVDEANSINHDSRIDGDKLKHFNSKLDNILLAVKKESREIDLDELEKIESRLDDLVLKLGEIAKNQVSNERFDVLENKLDNVVSNERIDVLENKLDNVVSNERIDVLETKLDEIASNLANVGKEPVSDTLTINRLNELESKIDMVISIVGDDVDLVSASEVETKFTDIESKIDDIILNLTDNTTDLDIDGKLRIISHKLSESIKEEESEEDSEGEIEEKSLNDDKEKIDDDFGFDPESFESEIISAMEKNRPDIVKDEGGETEKAEESKEVTKVEAEIVEEPLKDEEEEPAEDDTALIEDIARSEYTVKEKRYNFDVSSLKGKEISPLILLLTNNDEDEERLNRIMDEMGADVVNFSEESKASDYIKNNDVDLILLDIDSDVDVTTFLDEIVLFNIPTLLIVDLNKDIPDELFNYSYNFIFKPFTNMEVEQTIYVVLIEHTKNHQLILDAKSNIDEKNQELIIEKVESFLLLFLSVTLIVTGIVTFNITFLQWIIFIPSVLMLIIAFVSLKKIKEPEPFEEPPFVSIIIPAHNEEYSIEGTVRCIGDIDYTHNGKKNFELIVCNDGSTDRTGEILKGLKDEIDVLRIVTRKPPQSGKGKGFVLNDAFNLSKGEIIGVFDADTRVHPDFLDKIVPYLNDPTVEGVQSRVKMFNKDENFVTRMQHVEFSCFANTLRARDIMGFNGFLGGNGQFVKRQTIEDVGKWDGFAVTEDLNLSIKMLIEGKRIRFCGEAAIYQEAVNTWKALFKQRTRWASGNFEALFIYTPVILRSKISPLKKLGIIDHISFYAFNLFIFTGFVIFIVNIIAWFVLHQPTFIRMDAPLIIGLISAFAFFPPLIISLTRDKTNVISFIKDLIGYWMYCYHLIPLFFKTMYSMFTRKERTWDKTEHKISECDPDILLEE